The genomic segment CAATCAACATGCCAAAGAGTAGACAACGCTTGATTGGCCATCCATTCCCGGGTCCGAGGACTATGCGGCGCCTGCGACGAGTCTGACCACTGACTGGGTGTCGAGATCTGACTGATCTGAGCTTGCTCGACTCTTCTTTCCAAGGGCAGCGAGTGCTCGGTGAGGAATTTCACCATCCACTGATCGACACGATGGGTGGCTGAAGTGTCGCTTTGCAGGCAAGCTTCCTGGAAAAGCAGAAGTCGTTTCATCTGTTGCAGTATTTGTCAGCTGTCGTTCGAGATTGGGAGACATCCAGCGCTTACAATGTGATCCAGACATGGCCAATATTTCCTCATATCTATCAAAGCGGCAAAGTTGGACAGCAAGTCCGCACGTGCCTGCTTCAGCTCATCGTCGCGCCCGAAGAGCAGAGTGTGAAGGTGCACGGAGGACGAGACCACAGTCAGATGCGCGATTGTTGGGAAGATGACTTCGTAGCCTGTGGTTTCCCTGGATTTCCGAAGGAGCTGACTATACGATGACGCGTGCTGTCTGCAGCTCCTCGCATAGGCATGCGCAACGGTCGACGTAGTAGAGCTCGTACCAAGGTAACGGAAGTAAAGCAGGGTGGAATAGTGGTGATATCCCAGGTGAAGTGAAACGAATGGCCCGCCAAGGTCTCGGGATTTGTGTGACTCCATATTGGCGTGGGACTCAGTGGTACCGGGTGGGAGTGTGGCAGGCCAGTCGTCCAGTTGACGAGCGATGTGTGCAACTCTACGGTCTGCTTCCTCTGCATCGATGGAATGCCCAGCCACGAGTCGGTTCAATTGATGAATGGGGCCAAGCAGATCGACGAGGCGAATCATGTGAGCCCACAGTCCTTCCTTCAGTGCAGTCGCTGGTAAGGGTGGCTCGCCGAGCTCCAGACGCTGGAACGTGAATTCATCAAAGGGCAAGGGCATGTCGGTGGGCTCCGTGGGTGTCAGTTGCCGCGGGATGCCTAGGCCAGCAGAGCACCAGTTGTCTGCCATGACCAAGGTCCACCAGATCCGGCAATTTGTCTCACGCTGTATGAGGCCCAGTGAGGGATCTGGCCGGTGTAATCCAAGGATCTGAGCCATCCGGTTGGCGATTCCAAAGTACAGAGTCTCCAGATGGGGTGCCAGCTCGGCGGCATATATGTTCGCCAGAAGAATGTACGCCTGGACGTTCTCGATACGGATTTGCTCGATTTGACCTTGCAGCACGCGCTTTGCCCGCACAGTGACAGTCGCAGCCATCTCACGGATATGTGGTTTCGAAGAAAGTCGAGAGCCCAGCGCGCACAAATTCAACAGCAGGGCGGAGGATATGGATCTCTGGCGTACTGATGTCCACAGCGAGGATACGTGGAACAGGCTGTGCGGGCGGTCGTGTATGAGCGTCAAGTAGGAGCCGAGCATGTCCTCAATGACCGCCTCGCCATACTCCTGGAAGATGGAGGTGGAAGTGGGGTCCGCATTTCGAGCTGTC from the Cercospora beticola chromosome 9, complete sequence genome contains:
- a CDS encoding uncharacterized protein (antiSMASH:Cluster_4), with translation MTDATPTARNADPTSTSIFQEYGEAVIEDMLGSYLTLIHDRPHSLFHVSSLWTSVRQRSISSALLLNLCALGSRLSSKPHIREMAATVTVRAKRVLQGQIEQIRIENVQAYILLANIYAAELAPHLETLYFGIANRMAQILGLHRPDPSLGLIQRETNCRIWWTLVMADNWCSAGLGIPRQLTPTEPTDMPLPFDEFTFQRLELGEPPLPATALKEGLWAHMIRLVDLLGPIHQLNRLVAGHSIDAEEADRRVAHIARQLDDWPATLPPGTTESHANMESHKSRDLGGPFVSLHLGYHHYSTLLYFRYLGTSSTTSTVAHAYARSCRQHASSYSQLLRKSRETTGYEVIFPTIAHLTVVSSSVHLHTLLFGRDDELKQARADLLSNFAALIDMRKYWPCLDHIMKRLLLFQEACLQSDTSATHRVDQWMVKFLTEHSLPLERRVEQAQISQISTPSQWSDSSQAPHSPRTREWMANQALSTLWHVD